The Carassius auratus strain Wakin chromosome 40, ASM336829v1, whole genome shotgun sequence genome has a segment encoding these proteins:
- the LOC113058769 gene encoding alpha-actinin-4 isoform X3, with protein sequence MVDYHASNNQSLYSAGEQQIYMEQENDWDRDLLLDPAWEKQQRKTFTAWCNSHLRKAGTQIENIEEDFRDGLKLMLLLEVISGERLPKPERGKMRVHKINNVNKALDFIASKGVKLVSIGAEEIVDGNAKMTLGMIWTIILRFAIQDISVEETSAKEGLLLWCQRKTAPYKNVNVQNFHISWKDGLAFNALIHRHRPELIDYDKLRKDDPVTNLNNAFEVAERYLDIPKMLDAEDIVGTLRPDEKAIMTYVSCFYHAFSGAQKAETAANRICKVLAVNQENEHLMEDYEKLASDLLEWIRRTIPWLENRAPEKTMTEMQQKLEDFRDYRRVHKPPKVQEKCQLEINFNTLQTKLRLSNRPAFMPSEGRMVSDINGAWHKLEGAEKGYEEWLLNEIRRLERLDHLAEKFRQKAAIHESWTDGKETMLKQKDYETATLSEIKALLKKHEAFESDLAAHQDRVEQIAAIAQELNELDYYDSPSVNARCQKICEQWDALGSLTQNRRESLERTEKQLESIDELYLEYAKRAAPFNNWMEGAMEDLQDMFIVHNIEEIQGLLTAHDQFKSTLPEANKERESIQAIQAEVQKIAQYNGIKLAGNNPYTTITPQSIDKKWEKVQQLVPQRDQALQEELARQQSNDHLRRQFANQANMIGPWIQNKMEEIGRISIEMNGTLEDQLTHLRQYEQSIIEYKPNIDQLEGDHQLIQEALIFDNKYTAYTMEHLRVGWEQLLTTIARTINEIENQILTRDAKGISQEQLHEYRTSFNHFDKKRTGIMDSDDFRALLISTGNTLGDAEFARIMGIVDPNNSGAVTFQAFIDYMSRETTDTDTADQVIASFKILAGDKNFITAEELRRELPPDQAEYCIARMAPYTGPDAKPGALDYMSFSTALYGESDL encoded by the exons ACTTTCACGGCCTGGTGCAACTCTCATCTGCGGAAGGCGGGAACGCAGATCGAAAACATTGAGGAGGATTTCAGAGATGGACTCAAACTCATGCTGCTCCTAGAGGTCATCTCAG GGGAGAGGTTACCTAAACCTGAAAGAGGCAAGATGAGAGTCCACAAGATCAACAACGTCAACAAGGCACTGGACTTCATCGCCAGCAAAGGAGTCAAGCTGGTGTCCATCGGTGCAGAAG AAATCGTGGATGGAAACGCCAAGATGACTCTGGGAATGATCTGGACCATCATCCTCCGCTTCGCCATCCAGGACATCTCAGTGGAGG AAACCTCCGCTAAAGAAGGACTGTTGCTCTGGTGTCAGAGAAAGACGGCTCCTTACAAGAACGTCAACGTTCAGAACTTCCATATCAG CTGGAAGGATGGTCTCGCCTTCAATGCTCTGATCCATAGACACAGGCCAGAACTCATCGATTATGACAAGCTGAGAAAG GACGACCCAGTGACCAATCTGAATAATGCTTTCGAAGTGGCTGAACGGTACCTTGACATCCCCAAGATGTTGGATGCAGAGG ATATCGTGGGTACTCTGCGACCGGATGAGAAGGCCATTATGACCTACGTCTCCTGTTTCTATCACGCCTTCTCAGGTGCTCAGAAG GCTGAGACAGCAGCCAATCGTATCTGCAAGGTGTTGGCAGTTAATCAGGAGAATGAGCACCTGATGGAGGACTATGAAAAACTGGCCAGCGAT CTGCTGGAGTGGATTCGTCGGACAATCCCGTGGTTGGAAAACCGCGCTCCAGAGAAAACCATGACGGAAATGCAGCAGAAATTGGAAGATTTCCGCGATTACCGTCGTGTTCACAAACCACCCAAAGTTCAGGAGAAGTGTCAGCTAGAGATCAACTTCAACACACTGCAGACCAAACTCCGTTTGAGCAACCGACCAGCCTTTATGCCATCTGAGGGACGCATGGTGTCG gaTATTAATGGTGCATGGCATAAACTGGAAGGGGCAGAGAAAGGCTATGAAGAGTGGCTACTGAATGAGATCCGTCGTTTAGAGAGACTTGATCATCTTGCAGAAAAGTTCCGTCAGAAAGCAGCCATCCATGAAAGCTGGACAGATG gtAAGGAGACGATGCTAAAACAGAAGGATTATGAGACTGCAACTCTGTCTGAGATCAAAGCTCTCCTGAAGAAACACGAGGCGTTCGAAAGTGATCTTGCTGCCCACCAGGATAGAGTGGAGCAGATTGCCGCCATTGCACAGGAGCTCAA TGAGCTGGACTATTACGACTCCCCGAGTGTTAATGCACGCTGTCAAAAGATCTGTGAGCAATGGGATGCTCTGGGTTCCCTCACACAGAATCGGAGAGAATCTCTTGAG AGAACGGAGAAACAGCTGGAGTCTATTGATGAGCTGTACCTGGAATACGCCAAGAGAGCAGCACCGTTCAACAACTGGATGGAGGGAGCCATGGAGGACCTTCAGGACATGTTCATTGTACACAACATCGAGGAGATCCAG GGACTGCTAACGGCTCATGACCAGTTCAAATCAACTCTTCCAGAGGCAAACAAAGAGCGGGAGTCTATTCAGGCCATCCAGGCTGAAGTTCAGAAAATCGCACAGTACAATGGCATCAAACTGGCTGGAAACAATCCTTACACCACCATCACCCCTCAGAGCATTGACAAGAAGTGGGAGAAG GTGCAGCAACTGGTTCCACAGCGTGATCAGGCTCTTCAGGAAGAACTCGCACGTCAGCAGTCTAATGACCATCTCAGACGCCAGTTTGCCAACCAGGCCAACATGATTGGACCATGGATCCAAAATAAGATGGAG GAGATCGGGCGGATATCAATTGAGATGAATGGAACGCTGGAAGATCAGCTGACCCACCTCCGTCAGTATGAGCAGAGCATCATTGAATACAAACCCAACATTGACCAGCTAGAGGGAGACCATCAGCTCATCCAAGAAGCACTTATATTTGACAACAAATACACTGCTTACACTATGGAG CACCTTCGTGTTGGTTGGGAGCAACTCCTTACTACTATTGCCCGCACCATTAATGAGATCGAGAACCAGATTCTGACACGTGATGCCAAAGGCATCAGCCAGGAGCAGCTTCACGAGTACCGCACGTCCTTCAATCACTTCGACAAG AAGCGCACGGGGATAATGGACAGCGACGATTTCCGAGCACTACTCATTTCCACTGGGAACACCCTG GGTGATGCCGAATTTGCTCGTATTATGGGCATTGTTGACCCCAACAACAGTGGAGCAGTGACCTTCCAGGCCTTCATCGACTACATGTCAAGGGAAACAACCGACACAGACACTGCAGACCAAGTCATCGCCTCATTTAAGATCCTAGCCGGAGACAAG AACTTTATCACAGCTGAGGAGTTGAGGCGTGAGCTTCCTCCTGACCAGGCAGAGTACTGCATTGCCCGAATGGCGCCATACACGGGCCCCGATGCGAAGCCTGGTGCTCTTGACTACATGTCCTTCTCCACCGCCCTGTATGGGGAGAGCGACCTCTAA